The proteins below come from a single Cervus canadensis isolate Bull #8, Minnesota chromosome 2, ASM1932006v1, whole genome shotgun sequence genomic window:
- the RPS8 gene encoding 40S ribosomal protein S8: MGISRDNWHKRRKTGGKRKPYHKKRKYELGRPAANTKIGPRRIHTVRVRGGNKKYRALRLDVGNFSWGSECCTRKTRIIDVVYNASNNELVRTKTLVKNCIVLIDSTPYRQWYESHYALPLGRKKGAKLTPEEEEILNKKRSKKIQKKYDERKKNAKISSLLEEQFQQGKLLACIASRPGQCGRADGYVLEGKELEFYLRKIKARKGK; this comes from the exons ATGG GCATCTCTCGGGACAACTGGCACAAGCGCCGTAAGACCGGGGGCAAGAGAAAGCCCTACCACAAGAAGCGGAAGTATGAGCTGGGACGCCCCGCTGCCAACACAAAG ATTGGCCCCCGCCGCATACACACAGTCCGTGTGCGGGGAGGCAACAAGAAGTACCGGGCCTTGAGGCTGGACGTGGGGAACTTCTCCTGGGGCTCGGAGT GTTGTACACGCAAGACAAGAATAATCGATGTTGTCTATAATGCATCCAACAACGAACTGGTCCGTACTAAGACGCTGGTGAAGAACTGTATTGTGCTCATCGACAGCACACCGTACCGACAGTGGTACGAGTCCCACTATGCACTGCCCCTGGGCCGCAAGAAGGGGGCCAAGCTG ACTCCTGAGGAGGAAGAGATTTTAAACAAGAAACGAtcaaagaaaattcagaagaaataCGATGAGAGGAAAAAGAATGCGAAAATCAGCAGTCTTCTAGAGGAGCAGTTCCAGCAGGGCAAGCTTCTTG CATGCATCGCTTCAAGACCAGGCCAGTGTGGCCGAGCAGACGGCTATGTGCTAGAGGGAAAAGAGCTCGAGTTCTATCTGAGGAAGATCAAGGCCCGGAAAGGCAAATAA